From a region of the Phaseolus vulgaris cultivar G19833 chromosome 6, P. vulgaris v2.0, whole genome shotgun sequence genome:
- the LOC137833275 gene encoding uncharacterized protein: MVELKDLIAVPNIADRLRVPAKTDKVLGPHKETWCKFHQAFGHQVTNCLALGHQLDELMKSGFLKDYLAGSSAAAALAVPEEDQAHEMPIHGEVHTISGGFSGGGCTASQRKRYVRSLNLVAEQGADDIDLAFTKADLRDVVPHDNDPVLISVITAGRKVHRVLVDQGSSTDMMFWSTFNKLHLSPDLLRPYTGCLYGFAGD; the protein is encoded by the coding sequence ATGGTAGAACTGAAGGACCTTATCGCAGTGCCTAACATCGCAGATAGGCTGAGGGTCCCCGCGAAGACAGATAAAGTGCTGGGACCACACAAGGAAACGTGGTGCAAGTTCCACCAGGCATTCGGGCATCAGGTTACCAACTGTTTGGCCCTGGGCCATCAGTTGGACGAGCTAATGAAGagtgggtttttgaaagattatctgGCGGGGTCATCCGCAGCCGCGGCCTTGGCGGTACCAGAAGAGGATCAGGCCCATGAGATGCCAATCCATGGGGAGGTGCACACCATATCTGGTGGTTTTTCAGGAGGAGGATGCACTGCCTCTCAGCGCAAGAGGTACGTGCGATCATTGAATTTGGTGGCCGAACAGGGGGCGGACGACATAGACCTTGCATTTACGAAGGCTGATCTCCGCGATGTTGtcccccacgacaacgaccccgtgcTTATTTCGGTCATCACCGCAGGGAGGAAGGTACACCGAGTGCTCGTGGACCAGGGCAGCTCCACGGACATGATGTTTTGGTCCACGTTCAACAAGTTGCACTTGTCCCCTGATCTGCTGAGGCCATAtacagggtgcctgtatggcTTTGCAGGGGACTAG